Genomic DNA from uncultured Desulfuromusa sp.:
AGTGTCTGCTTCTTGTTTTTGTCTTGGCACTGCATACGGCGGTATCAGCATTTTTAATCAATTCTTCTCGTGTTTCACCATGGTCAGGATAAACAGCAATACCAACACTTAAAGTGATATGAATTTCATGGCCGTCTTTTTTGAAGGGGAGAGCCGTTTCATTGGTAATCTTATTTGCAGCGGCAATAGCATCGTCAGCAGAGTCTATATCCGGCAGGAGGAGGATGAATTCGTCACTGCCAAGCCTGGATAGAATGTCTTCTTCACGAGTACACCTTCTCAGGGTCTCCGCAAGGTTTCGTAGCAGTTCATCGCCAATATTCTGTCCGTAGCTGTCATTAATCAACTTGAAGCGATTGATGTCAATAAATAGAAGAGCAAATTGAGTGCCGTTTTTATTTGAATGAGATATGAGGGAGGACAGGTGATCATTCAATAATGATCTGTTCGGGAGCCCGGTCAGAAGATCATGGTTGTGCTGAAACCGAATAATTTCTTCGGCTTTTTTTCGTTCTGAAACATCACGTGCAACACCATAGGTTCCAATAAAGTTTTCTTTTCTTATGTTGCTTCTGCCCAGTTTATACCCACCTGAAATCTTTTTCTCTATATTGATTGCGCGGATTTCAACATGCAGAAGTGCCCCTTTTGTTTTACAGCGTAGCCGTATCTCCTGGCTTTTGGTGTTTTTAGGGAACTTTTTATCATTAAAGAAAAGGTTTGCTCTGTCGAGATCATTGGGATGAATGATCTCCTGATAATGTTTGCCGATAATTTCTTTTCTGCTGTAACCAAGCAATTTTATCGTGTTCCTGTTAACAAATACAAAGTAACCATTTCGATCCAGCATATACAAGAGATCAGGAGAATTGTGGACGATGAACCGGTGAAGGGCTTCGGACTCTTCCAACATCTCCACCATTTCTTTATTGTCCTGTTCCAGGTGGATCTTCTCGAGAACATTTCTGATTGAGAATAATAATTCGTCAGTAGAGTACGGTTTTCTGATAAAGTCTTTTGCGCCGTTTTTAAGGACAGTAATCGCTTTTTTTATCTCAGATTCACCACTGACAATGATGACGCTTGTTTCAATGTTGTTCTTATTGATGTGTTCAAGGACTTTTTCGCCATCCATATCCGGCATATTGAGATCTAAAAGAGTCAGCTCGTAATGATTTTTCTTTAGTTCCTCAATTGCAGCATACCCGCCAGCAACAGAATGTGTGCTCATTCCATTCAGCGAAAGGACCCCCTGTAGGCTTTTTGCCATCGCCAAATCATCATCAACAATCAGTATTTTTGTATTTTCTGTTGTTGAATGGTTGTTTGGAGCTTTTTTGAAATGACCAATATCCATCATTTCAGTTCGATCTCACTCTCTTTTTGTTTACGAGGGATAAGAAGTTTAAATTCTGTTCCCTGCTCCCTATTAGAATAGCAGGAGATATTTCCCGAAAGTTCTTTAACTAATGTATTCACAATGGTTAGACCCAATCCCGAATGCCCTTCTTTGGTGCTGATGACTGGTTTGAACAGATT
This window encodes:
- a CDS encoding EAL domain-containing protein, which produces MMDIGHFKKAPNNHSTTENTKILIVDDDLAMAKSLQGVLSLNGMSTHSVAGGYAAIEELKKNHYELTLLDLNMPDMDGEKVLEHINKNNIETSVIIVSGESEIKKAITVLKNGAKDFIRKPYSTDELLFSIRNVLEKIHLEQDNKEMVEMLEESEALHRFIVHNSPDLLYMLDRNGYFVFVNRNTIKLLGYSRKEIIGKHYQEIIHPNDLDRANLFFNDKKFPKNTKSQEIRLRCKTKGALLHVEIRAINIEKKISGGYKLGRSNIRKENFIGTYGVARDVSERKKAEEIIRFQHNHDLLTGLPNRSLLNDHLSSLISHSNKNGTQFALLFIDINRFKLINDSYGQNIGDELLRNLAETLRRCTREEDILSRLGSDEFILLLPDIDSADDAIAAANKITNETALPFKKDGHEIHITLSVGIAVYPDHGETREELIKNADTAVCSAKTKTRSRHCLYSKKLKNKHSHTVFVENFVREAIKRDRFLVLYQPQMDLTSGKIHAAEALVRIISPEKTLIPPGKFIDIAEETSLIIDIGEIVLKKVCQDIHSWNNKGLQVQVCINISAVELAMDNFAEYVIETLHDYKVNPKEIELEITENILVQNLNRTLANIVKLTDTGIKIAIDDFGTGYSSLSYLNHLPLNTLKLDRSFMQKITTENMHDTIIPAIINVSKGLQLDFIAEGVETPAQHQYLLDQGSCIAQGFYYSKPIEKNQLINFINKYGVKGGDE